In a single window of the Nicotiana tomentosiformis chromosome 8, ASM39032v3, whole genome shotgun sequence genome:
- the LOC138897198 gene encoding uncharacterized protein, protein MDSSNVEALLLCLHHISHIKDGSVKIHLQKPTPTGKLAKWQILLSEFDIIYVTQKVVKGQVLVDHLVENPVDREYKPLKTYFPDEEVSFIGEDITETYNSWRMFFDGAANFKGVGIGAVLVSDIGQHYPVSVKLRFSCTNNMAEYEACILGLKLAIDMNVQELLVIGDSDLLVHQVLGEWATNNTKILPYLYYVQELMKRFT, encoded by the coding sequence atggatagctcaaacgttgaggcactacttctgtgcctacaccacatatctcatatcaaggatggatccgttaAAATACATCTTCAGAAACCCACGCCCACGGGgaagttagcaaaatggcagatattactaagtgagttcgacatcatctatgtaactcagaaggttGTTAAGGGGCAAGTGTTGGTAGATCATCTGGTAGAAAATCCTGTAGACAGAGAGTACAAACcactgaaaacgtattttcccgacgaagaggtatcattcataggagaagatatcactgaaACCTATAAtagttggagaatgttctttgatggggctgcaaatttcaaaggagtgggtattggagcagttttagtATCAGATATaggtcaacactatccagtatccgTAAAGCTTAGGTTttcatgtaccaacaatatggcagaatatgaggcttgcatcttgggactcaagttggccattgacatgaatgttcaggaattgctggtaattggtgactcagaccttttggtacatcaggttctaggagaatgggctacaaacaATACCAAAATACTGCCGTATTTGTACTATGTACAAGAATTGATGAAGAGATTCACATAG